One segment of Panulirus ornatus isolate Po-2019 chromosome 2, ASM3632096v1, whole genome shotgun sequence DNA contains the following:
- the LOC139757932 gene encoding uncharacterized protein — MKIRMVFLAVMAVVPAQLAGQSFNPQAGPPATGGNFGGSGGGFGGSGGDFGGSGGNFGGSGGDFGGSGGSFGGSGGSFGGSGGDFGGSGGSFGGSGGDFGGSGGSFGGSGGSFGGSGGDFGGSGGSFGGSGGDFGGSGGNFGGSGGNFGGSGGNFGGSGGGLSGSGGNFGGSGGNFGGSGGNFGGSGGGFGGGFGGSGGNFGGSGGNFGGSGGNFGASSGNFGANFGRTGGNFGGAGGAGGPPSPTNWGPKVYGRGANNRWAVPPNPLVIQRAIQVAQSSPNLLVRLDVDGSVTLTDRYGKEAEGFGFGDDDFDFD, encoded by the exons ATGAAGATTCGC ATGGTCTTCCTGGCTGTGATGGCCGTGGTTCCAGCCCAGCTGGCCGGCCAGTCCTTCAACCCACAGGCCGGACCTCCAGCTACTGGCGGGAACTTTGGTGGAAGTGGCGGCGGCTTTGGTGGCAGTGGCGGGGACTTCGGTGGAAGTGGCGGGAACTTTGGCGGAAGTGGTGGAGACTTCGGTGGAAGTGGCGGTAGCTTTGGGGGTAGTGGCGGTAGCTTTGGCGGTAGTGGTGGAGACTTCGGTGGAAGTGGCGGTAGCTTTGGCGGAAGTGGTGGAGACTTCGGTGGAAGTGGCGGTAGCTTTGGGGGTAGTGGCGGTAGCTTTGGCGGTAGTGGTGGAGACTTCGGTGGAAGTGGCGGTAgctttggtggtagtggtggggacttCGGTGGAAGTGGCGGGAACTTCGGTGGAAGTGGCGGGAACTTCGGTGGAAGTGGTGGGAactttggtggtagtggtggtggacttAGTGGAAGTGGTGGAAACTTTGGTGGTAGTGGCGGGAACTTTGGTGGTAGTGGCGGCAACTttggtggtagtggcgggggCTTTGGCGGGGGCTTTGGCGGGAGTGGCGGGAACTTTGGTGGGAGTGGCGGGAACTTCGGCGGGAGCGGCGGGAACTTTGGTGCGAGTAGCGGGAACTTCGGCGCGAACTTTGGCAGGACTGGCGGGAACTTTGGTGGAGCAGGGGGTGCTGGAGGTCCTCCCTCACCAACGAACTGGGGACCTAAAGTCTACGGTCGTGGTGCCAACAACAGGTGGGCCGTACCCCCGAACCCACTGGTCATACAGAGAGCCATCCAAGTCGCCCAATCATCTCCCAACCTTCTTGTG CGTCTGGATGTTGACGGCAGCGTGACCCTCACCGATCGCTACGGTAAGGAAGCTGAAGGTTTTGGCTTCGGTGATGACGACTTCGATTTCGATTGA